From a region of the Arvicanthis niloticus isolate mArvNil1 chromosome 6, mArvNil1.pat.X, whole genome shotgun sequence genome:
- the Tmem94 gene encoding transmembrane protein 94 isoform X4: MSTAMVGLPTLPSDLGCGGQVVWEESQYLCPSGYLDASICPQRVPSPWQLLSSVQMPLHPSGCPLAASCLCARPALASSEGTSLRHLSPMEASILLDTSGTEYLLVLDPGLQRPEVLLDLSKEAKNLVVNTFWKAEGEPPLALGLSTRKALSVLKEQLEAVLEKHLKERKKCLTWKEAWRSSFLHLGNRCSCFHWPGASLMLLAGLLLLCCCGGQPAGSRGVELVNASALFLLLLLNLILIGRQDRLKRQEVERRLRGIIDQIQDALRDGKEIKWPNSMYPDLHMPFAPSWSLHWAYRDGHLVNLPVSLLVEGDIIALRPGQESFASLRGIKDDEHIVLEPGDLFPPFSPPPSPRGEVKKGPQNPQQHRLFRVLETPVIDNIRWCLDTALSRPVTALDNERFTVQSVMLHYAVPVVLAGFLITNALRFMFKAPGVTSWQYTLLQLQVNGMLPILPLLFPVLWVLATACGEARVLAQMSKASPSSLLAKFSEDTLSSYTEAVSSQEMLCCIWGHFLRVIQGTSPTLSHSASLLHSLGSVTVLCCVDKQGILSWPNPSPETVLFFSGKVEPPHSSHEDLTDDLSTRSFCHPEVEEEPHERDALLAGSLNNTLHLSNAQERGDWPGDVPKPSEPYSHHKGHGRSKHPSGSNVSFSRDTEGGEEEPSKAQPGTEGDPYEAEDFVCDYHLEMLSLSQDQQNPSCIQFDDSNWQLHLTSLKPLGLNVLLNLCNASVTERLCRFSDHLCNIALQESHSAVLPVHVPWGLCELARLIGFTPGAKELFKQENHLALYRLPSAETVKETSLGRPSCVTKRRPPLSHMISLFIKDTATSTEQMLSHGSADVVMEACTDFWDGADIYPLSGSDRKKVLDFYQRACLSGYCSAFAYKPMNCTLSSQLNGKCIELVQVPGQNSIFTMCELPSTVPIKPNIRRSSWSSDEGIGEVLEKEDCMQALSGQIFMGMVSSQYQARLDIVRLIDGLVNACIRFVYFSLEDELRSKVFAEKMGLETGWNCHISLTPNGDMPGSEIPPSSPSHAGSLHDDLNQVSRDDAEGLLLLEEEGHSDLISFQPTDSDVPSFLEDCNRAKLPRGIHQVRPHLQNIDNVPLLVPLFTDCTPDTMCEMIKIMQEYGEVTCCLGSSANLRNSCLFLQSDVSIALDPLYPSRCSWETFGYATSTTMAQASDGLSPLQLSGQLNSLPCSLTFRQEETISIIRLIEQARHATYGIRKCFLFLLQCQLTLVVIQFLSCLVQLPPLLSTTDILWLSCFCYPLLSISLLGKPPHSSIMSMATGKNLQSIPKKTQHYFLLCFLLKFSLTISSCLTCFGFTLQSFCDSARAQNLTNCSSVMLCSNDDRAPAWFGDFANGLLFAQKLTAALIVLHTVFISITHVHRTKPLWRKSPLTNLWWAVTVPVVLLGQVVQTVVDLQLWTHRDSRVHFGLEDVPLLTWLLGCLSLVLVVVTNEIVKLHEIRVRVRYQKRQKLQFETKLGMNSPF, translated from the exons ATGAGCACGGCCATGGTGGGGCTTCCAACTTTGCCCAGTGACCTGGGGTGTGGTGGACAGGTAGTCTGGGAAGAGAGCCAGTATTTGTGTCCCTCGGGGTACCTGGATGCCAGCATTTGCCCTCAGCGGGTCCCAAGCCCTTGGCAGCTTCTTTCATCTGTCCAAATGCCCCTCCATCCATCTGGCTGTCCTCTGGCTGCATCTTGCCTCTGTGCTCGCCCAGCATTGGCCTCCTCCGAAGGGACATCTCTCAGGCATCTG AGCCCCATGGAGGCCTCTATCCTTCTGGATACTAGCGGCACTGAATACTTGCTTGTTTTGGACCCTGGGCTCCAGAGGCCAGAGGTCCTACTGGATTTAAGTAAAGAAGCTAAGAATCTTGTGGTGAACACGTTCTGGAAAGCTGAG GGAGAGCCCCCCTTGGCCCTGGGCCTGTCTACCAGGAAGGCCCTGAGTGTCCTgaaggagcagctggaggctgtATTGGAGAAACACCTCAAAGAACGGAAGAAATGTCTTACATGGAAG GAGGCATGGAGAAGCAGCTTCCTGCACCTTGGTAACCGCTGCTCCTGTTTCCACTGGCCCGGGGCTTCCCTCATGCTGCTGgctgggctgctgctgctgtgttgcTGTGGGGGCCAGCCAGCTGGGAG CCGCGGAGTGGAGCTGGTAAATGCCTCTGCTTTGTTCCTGTTGCTGCTTCTCAACCTCATCCTCATTGGGCGGCAAGATCGGCTGAAGCGCCAGGAGGTTGAGCGTAGGCTCCGTGGGATCATTGATCAAATCCAAG ATGCTCTCAGGGATGGAAAAGAGATCAAGTGGCCGAACTCCATGTACCCAGACCTCCATATGCCCTTTGCACCTTCCTGGTCCCTGCACTGGGCTTACAGAGACGGACACCTGGTGAACCTGCCAGTTAGCCTGTTGGTAGAAGGAGACATCATAGCCCTGAGGCCTGGCCAGGAGTCCTTTGCCTCCCTGAGGGGCATCAAG GATGACGAGCACATTGTCTTGGAGCCGGGAGACCTGTTTCCCCCCTTCTCTCCACCACCCTCACCCCGGGGAGAAGTAAAGAAAGGGCCCCAGAACCCCCAGCAACATCGGCTCTTTCGAGTCCTGGAGACGCCTGTGATTGACAACATCAG ATGGTGCTTGGACACAGCCCTGTCCCGCCCGGTCACTGCTCTAGACAATGAAAGATTCACAGTCCAGTCGGTGATGCTTCACTATGCTGTGCCGGTGGTCCTG GCTGGCTTTCTCATCACCAATGCCCTGCGCTTCATGTTCAAGGCACCTGGGGTCACTTCCTGGCAGTACACCCTTCTCCAGCTCCAG GTAAATGGCATGTTGCCCATCCTCCCTCTGCTTTTCCCAGTCCTCTGGGTCCTGGCCACTGCCTGTGGAGAAGCTCGTGTCCTGGCCCAAATGAGCAAGGCTTCACCCAGCTCCCTG CTGGCCAAGTTCTCAGAGGACACTCTCAGCAGCTATACTGAAGCTGTCTCCTCTCAG GAAATGCTGTGCTGCATTTGGGGTCACTTCCTGAGGGTGATCCAGGGCACATCACCAACACTGAGCCACAGTGCCAGTCTGCTGCATAGCTTGGGCTCCGTTACG GTACTGTGCTGTgtagacaaacagggaatcctaTCATGGCCAAATCCCAGCCCAGAGACTGTGCTCTTCTTCAGTGGGAAGGTGGAGCCCCCCCACAGCAGCCACGAGGACCTCACAGACGACCTGTCTACCCGCTCCTTCTGCCATCCCGAGGTAGAGGAGGAG CCCCACGAGCGTGATGCCCTCCTTGCTGGCTCCCTGAACAATACCCTGCACCTTTCCAACGCGCAGGAGCGTGGTGACTGGCCTGGTGATGTCCCCAAGCCCTCTGAACCCTACTCTCATCACAAAGGACATGGCCGCAGCAAACACCCGTCTGGTTCCAATGTGAGCTTTAGCAGGGACACTGAAGGCGGAGAGGAAGAGCCCAGCAAG gcccagcctgggacagagggtGACCCCTATGAAGCCGAGGACTTCGTGTGTGACTACCACTTGGAGATGCTGAGCCTGTCCCAAGACCAACAGAACCCCTCATGTATCCAGTTCGATGATTCCAACTGGCAGTTACACCTCACCTCCCTCAAGCCCCTGGGCCTCAACGTGCTCCTGAATCTGTGTAACGCCAGTGTCACCGAGCGTCTGTGCCGCTTTTCCGACCACCTGTGCAACATCGCCCTGCAGGAGAGCCACAGTGCTGTGCTGCCTGTGCACGTGCCCTGGGGCCTCTGTGAGCTGGCCCGGCTCATCG GCTTCACTCCAGGGGCCAAGGAGCTCTTCAAGCAGGAGAACCACCTGGCGCTCTAccgcctccccagtgctgagactgtGAAGGAGACTTCACTGGGGCGGCCCTCCTGTGTCACCAAGCGGCGCCCCCCACTCAGCCACATGATCAGCCTCTTCATCAAAGACACTGCCACCA GCACAGAGCAGATGCTGTCCCACGGCAGTGCTGACGTGGTCATGGAGGCCTGCACAGACTTCTGGGATGGTGCTGACATCTACCCTCTGTCAGGTTCAGACAG AAAGAAAGTGCTGGATTTCTACCAGCGAGCCTGCCTATCCGGTTATTGCTCTGCCTTTGCCTACAAGCCCATGAATTGCACGCTGTCCTCTCAGCTTAACGGCAAGTGCATCGAGCTGGTGCAGGTGCCTGGCCAGAACAGCATATTCACCATGTGCGAGCTGCCCAGCACTGTCCCCATTAAGCCAAACATCCGCCGCAGCAGCTGGAGCTCTGATG AAGGGATCGGGGAGGTGCTGGAGAAAGAAGACTGCATGCAGGCCCTGAGCGGTCAGATCTTCATGGGCATGGTGTCCTCCCAGTACCAGGCCCGGCTGGACATCGTGCGTCTCATCGATGGGCTGGTCAACGCCTGTATCCGCTTTGTCTACTTCTCTTTGGAGGATGAGCTCAGGAGCAAG GTGTTTGCAGAAAAGATGGGCCTGGAGACAGGCTGGAACTGCCACATCTCCCTCACGCCCAATGGTGACATGCCTGGCTCTGAGATCCCTCCCTCCAGTCCCAGCCATGCCGGCTCTCTTCATGATGACCTGAATCAGG TGTCCCGAGATGATGCAGAAGGGCTCCTCCTCTTAGAGGAGGAAGGTCACTCAGACCTCATCAGCTTCCAGCCCACCGACAGCGATGTCCCCAGCTTTCTGGAGGACTGCAACCGG GCTAAGCTGCCCCGGGGCATCCACCAGGTGCGGCCCCACCTACAGAACATCGACAATGTACCACTGTTAGTGCCCCTCTTCACCGACTGTACCCCTGATA CCATGTGCGAGATGATAAAGATCATGCAGGAGTATGGGGAGGTGACTTGCTGCCTGGGTAGCTCGGCCAACCTGCGGAAcagctgtctcttcctccagagtgaCGTCAG CATTGCCCTGGATCCCTTGTACCCATCCCGCTGCTCCTGGGAGACCTTTGGCTATGCCACCAGCACCACCATGGCCCAGGCCTCGGATGGCCTTTCTCCCCTGCAGCTATCAGGGCAACTCAACAGCTTGCCTTGCTCCCTGACCTTTCGCCAAGAAGAAACCATCAGCATCATCCGGCTCATTGAGCAG GCTCGGCATGCTACCTATGGCATCCGTAAGTGCTTCCTCTTCTTGTTGCAATGTCAGCTGACCCTTGTGGTCATCCAG TTCCTTTCTTGTCTGGTCCAGCTGCCACCGCTCCTGAGCACCACAGACATCTTATGGCTGTCCTGCTTTTGTTACCCTCTGCTCAG CATCTCTCTATTGGGGAAACCACCACATAGCTCCATCATGTCTATGGCAACAGGCAAAAACCTTCAGTCCATTCCTAAGAAG ACACAGCACTACTTCCTGCTCTGCTTCTTGCTCAAGTTCAGCCTTACCATCAGCTCGTGCCTCACCTGCTTTGGCTTCACACTGCAGAGCTTCTGTGACAGTGCCCGGGCCCAAAACCTCACCAACTGCTCCTCAGTCATGCTTTGCAG CAATGATGACAGAGCTCCAGCCTGGTTTGGGGATTTCGCCAATGGGTTGCTGTTTGCTCAGAAGCTAACAGCTGCCCTGATTGTTTTGCACACTG TCTTTATCTCCATCACCCATGTACATCGAACCAAGCCTCTGTGGAGAAAGAGCCCTTTGACAAACCTCTGGTGGGCGGTGACCGTGCCTGTGGT GCTGCTCGGTCAGGTGGTCCAGACAGTGGTGGACCTGCAGCTGTGGACACACAGGGACTCACGTGTCCACTTTGGCCTAGAAGATGTGCCCCTGTTAACATGGCTCCTGGGCTGCCTGTCCCTGGTCCTTGTGGTAGTCACCAATGAGATTGTAAAGCTACATGAGATTCG GGTCCGTGTCCGCTACCAGAAGCGCCAGAAGCTGCAGTTTGAGACTAAGCTGGGCATGAATTCTCCCTTCTGA